In the genome of Helicobacter sp. 11S03491-1, one region contains:
- a CDS encoding hemerythrin family protein, with the protein MLLKWEDNYSVDNEMIDTQHKKLFDLAQKAYLMTNRPVTKEEIKIVLKEFFDYMHEHFNDEEAYMESIGYPGLEEHKKFHRQIIFNFSEAIKTIHSANDLKDKVGVIAKEWLLQHILKEDMQIRRYCKERAYVENKSNENIYEYTCACKGKIHRVPLEIHQKIQTQNAKFMCRFCKQIIRFRS; encoded by the coding sequence TTGCTTTTAAAATGGGAAGATAACTATAGTGTCGATAATGAAATGATCGACACGCAACATAAAAAGCTTTTTGATTTAGCTCAAAAAGCTTACTTAATGACTAATCGTCCTGTAACAAAAGAAGAAATTAAAATAGTTTTAAAAGAATTTTTTGATTATATGCACGAACATTTCAATGACGAAGAAGCCTATATGGAATCTATCGGCTATCCGGGTCTGGAAGAACATAAAAAGTTTCATCGTCAAATTATTTTTAATTTTTCAGAAGCTATCAAAACAATCCATTCAGCCAATGATTTGAAAGATAAAGTTGGTGTTATCGCCAAAGAATGGCTTCTACAACATATTCTCAAAGAAGATATGCAAATTCGTCGTTATTGTAAAGAGAGGGCTTATGTTGAAAATAAAAGTAATGAAAATATCTATGAATATACTTGTGCTTGTAAGGGCAAGATTCATCGTGTCCCTCTTGAAATACATCAAAAAATCCAAACTCAAAACGCAAAATTTATGTGTCGGTTTTGTAAGCAAATTATTCGTTTTAGGTCTTGA
- the gdhA gene encoding NADP-specific glutamate dehydrogenase codes for MYVKNVIEKVKSNYPSQKEFHQAVEEVLISLSPVIDKNKKYQENAILERLVIPDREIHFRVTWVDDKGNVQVNRAYRIEFNSAIGPYKGGLRFHPSVHEGIIKFLGFEQVFKNSLTTLAMGGGKGGSDFNPKGKSDGEVMRFCQAFMNELYRHIGAHTDVPAGDIGVGGREIGYLFGQYRKLTNRFDGVLTGKGLSWGGSLVRPEATGYGCVYFAEEMLKERGESLEGKVCTVSGSGNVAIYTVEKLYHLGAKPVTVSDSKGMIYDEGGIDVALLKELKELKRASLEEYIKIKPQAKYTKISDYKEGSNAVWSIPCFAAFPSATENELNAIDAKTLLQNGCKCVSEGANMPSTLEATDLFLKAKICYGPGKAANAGGVAVSGLEMAQNASKHSWDFEVVDKHLHNIMENIFANSSQTAKEFGDPTNLVLGANIAGFRKVADAMIDQGIL; via the coding sequence ATGTATGTAAAAAATGTCATCGAAAAAGTTAAGTCTAATTATCCGAGCCAAAAGGAATTTCATCAAGCAGTTGAAGAAGTACTCATATCTTTATCTCCTGTAATTGATAAAAATAAAAAATACCAAGAAAATGCCATCTTGGAACGATTGGTTATTCCTGATAGAGAAATTCATTTTCGTGTGACATGGGTAGATGATAAGGGAAATGTTCAAGTAAATCGAGCTTATCGAATTGAATTTAATTCTGCCATTGGTCCTTATAAAGGCGGGTTGCGATTTCATCCAAGTGTTCATGAGGGTATCATCAAGTTTTTGGGTTTTGAGCAGGTATTCAAAAATTCTTTGACAACACTTGCTATGGGTGGAGGAAAAGGTGGGAGTGATTTTAACCCTAAGGGAAAAAGTGATGGAGAGGTAATGCGATTTTGCCAAGCTTTTATGAATGAACTTTATCGTCATATTGGAGCGCATACAGATGTTCCGGCTGGAGATATTGGCGTAGGAGGAAGAGAAATTGGCTATCTTTTTGGGCAATACAGAAAGCTTACTAATCGATTTGATGGGGTTTTAACAGGCAAGGGGCTTAGTTGGGGCGGTAGTCTTGTAAGACCTGAAGCTACAGGTTATGGTTGTGTTTATTTTGCTGAAGAAATGCTTAAAGAAAGAGGAGAGAGCCTTGAGGGCAAAGTTTGTACAGTCTCAGGAAGTGGGAATGTGGCTATTTACACGGTTGAAAAACTTTATCATCTGGGTGCTAAACCGGTAACCGTAAGTGATTCTAAGGGGATGATTTATGATGAGGGAGGGATTGATGTGGCTCTTCTTAAGGAACTCAAGGAACTTAAAAGAGCAAGCTTAGAAGAATATATTAAAATCAAACCTCAGGCTAAATATACAAAAATTAGTGATTACAAAGAGGGAAGCAATGCTGTTTGGAGCATTCCTTGTTTTGCTGCTTTCCCAAGTGCAACAGAAAATGAACTCAATGCTATAGATGCAAAAACTTTACTTCAAAATGGTTGTAAATGCGTTAGTGAAGGAGCTAATATGCCCTCAACCCTTGAAGCAACAGACTTATTCTTGAAAGCTAAAATTTGCTATGGACCTGGAAAAGCTGCTAATGCCGGGGGTGTAGCTGTGAGTGGTTTGGAAATGGCTCAAAACGCAAGCAAACATTCATGGGATTTTGAAGTTGTTGATAAGCATTTGCATAATATTATGGAAAATATTTTTGCTAATTCTTCTCAGACAGCTAAAGAGTTTGGAGATCCTACCAATCTTGTTTTAGGTGCTAATATTGCCGGATTTAGAAAGGTAGCTGATGCTATGATTGATCAAGGTATTTTATAG
- the msrP gene encoding protein-methionine-sulfoxide reductase catalytic subunit MsrP gives MLIKIKNNYEISQNLATSQDIYSSRRKILKTMAVLGAGSVLGIDILGAQTRQIEIHKNIYPYEINSSYSQSPLTPYQKATTYNNFYEFGMQKEDPYHRAHILQTSPWSVIIDGEVQRPMKIALEDILKKVKLQERIYHFRCVEAWSMNIPWIGFELRELLAFTKPKGNARFVLFETLKQADMPGVKNPSIVGYIKFPYYEGLRLDEAQNSLTILAVGMYGKILPNQNGAPLRLVVPWKYGFKSVKSIVRITLVEKMPVSTWMGLDSSEYGFYANVNPHVAHPRWSQANERFIGEGFSFHRMPTKLFNGYAQEVANLYTGMDLRKNY, from the coding sequence ATGTTAATAAAAATAAAAAACAATTACGAAATTTCTCAAAATCTTGCGACGTCCCAAGATATCTATTCTTCTCGTAGAAAAATTCTTAAAACAATGGCTGTTTTAGGGGCTGGAAGTGTTTTGGGAATAGATATTTTAGGAGCTCAAACAAGGCAAATAGAAATACATAAAAATATCTATCCTTATGAAATAAATTCTTCTTATTCCCAAAGTCCTTTAACCCCTTATCAAAAAGCTACAACTTACAATAATTTTTATGAATTTGGAATGCAAAAAGAAGATCCCTACCATCGTGCTCATATTTTGCAAACATCTCCATGGAGTGTCATCATTGATGGAGAAGTGCAAAGACCTATGAAAATCGCACTAGAAGATATTCTTAAAAAAGTGAAACTTCAAGAGAGGATTTATCATTTTCGCTGTGTGGAAGCTTGGAGCATGAATATTCCTTGGATTGGTTTTGAACTTAGAGAATTATTGGCATTTACAAAACCCAAAGGAAATGCAAGGTTTGTTTTGTTTGAAACACTCAAACAAGCAGATATGCCCGGAGTAAAAAATCCTTCTATCGTGGGGTATATTAAATTTCCTTATTATGAAGGATTGCGATTAGATGAAGCGCAAAATTCTTTGACAATATTGGCAGTGGGAATGTATGGCAAAATTCTTCCTAATCAAAATGGAGCACCTCTACGATTAGTAGTTCCATGGAAATACGGATTTAAAAGTGTTAAATCCATCGTGCGTATTACTTTGGTTGAAAAAATGCCTGTTTCAACATGGATGGGACTAGACAGTTCCGAATATGGTTTTTACGCCAATGTCAATCCTCATGTTGCCCACCCAAGATGGTCTCAGGCAAATGAACGTTTTATTGGAGAGGGATTTAGTTTTCACCGAATGCCTACAAAGCTTTTTAATGGCTATGCCCAAGAAGTTGCAAATTTATATACAGGAATGGATTTGAGAAAAAACTATTAA
- the prfB gene encoding peptide chain release factor 2 yields MDSYEYGELLKDLKNKCENIAKIIKPAKLQTRLDEIIQIQQNPEFWNDTKKAGEINKEKVKLERMLQTYNQAKSSIDDAHELFGLVCSDNDATTLELLFAESSSLESRIKKVEIEVMLSGENDMANAIVTIQPGAGGTESQDWGSILYRMYLRWAERRGFKSEILDYQVGEEAGIKGVAFLIKGENAYGYMKSENGIHRLVRISPFDANAKRHTSFASVQVSPEVDDDIDIVIEEKDLRIDTYRASGAGGQHVNKTESAIRITHLPTGIVVQCQNDRSQHKNKATALKMLKSKLYELELEKQNTSNASEEKSEIGWGHQIRSYVLAPYQQVKDARSNIAYSNVEAILDGDIDEIIEGVLISKA; encoded by the coding sequence ATGGATTCTTATGAATATGGCGAATTACTCAAAGATCTTAAAAATAAATGTGAAAATATTGCCAAAATTATCAAACCTGCAAAACTCCAAACAAGATTAGATGAGATTATCCAAATACAGCAAAACCCGGAATTTTGGAATGATACAAAAAAAGCAGGAGAAATCAATAAAGAAAAAGTCAAATTAGAACGAATGCTTCAAACCTACAACCAAGCAAAATCTTCTATTGATGATGCCCATGAACTTTTTGGACTTGTTTGTTCAGACAATGATGCCACCACTTTAGAATTACTTTTTGCAGAATCTTCCTCTCTGGAATCAAGGATTAAAAAAGTTGAAATTGAAGTGATGCTAAGTGGTGAAAATGATATGGCAAATGCAATTGTTACCATACAACCGGGAGCCGGAGGAACTGAAAGTCAAGATTGGGGAAGCATTCTTTATCGTATGTATTTACGATGGGCAGAACGTAGGGGTTTCAAGAGTGAAATTTTGGATTATCAAGTTGGTGAGGAAGCCGGAATCAAAGGTGTTGCATTCCTCATTAAAGGTGAAAATGCTTATGGTTATATGAAAAGCGAGAATGGCATTCATCGTCTCGTGCGTATCTCTCCTTTTGATGCCAATGCCAAACGCCATACAAGTTTTGCTAGTGTGCAGGTGAGTCCTGAAGTTGATGATGATATTGATATTGTTATTGAAGAAAAGGATCTTAGGATTGATACATATCGTGCAAGTGGCGCAGGAGGACAACATGTCAATAAAACTGAATCTGCTATTAGGATCACTCATTTGCCTACAGGAATTGTTGTTCAATGCCAAAATGATAGAAGCCAACATAAAAACAAAGCTACAGCTTTAAAAATGTTAAAATCTAAGCTTTACGAGCTTGAGCTTGAAAAACAAAATACCTCAAACGCTTCTGAAGAAAAAAGTGAAATTGGATGGGGACATCAAATCAGAAGCTATGTTTTAGCCCCCTATCAACAAGTAAAAGATGCCAGAAGTAATATTGCTTATAGCAATGTTGAAGCCATACTTGATGGAGATATTGATGAAATTATTGAAGGAGTATTAATATCAAAAGCTTAA
- a CDS encoding chemotaxis protein, whose product MTQEELDALIMSGDIDLDVDVASKEKSSKKDIQKPKEEKHSVDQNEELSAGYIDPKNYKVEAGKKWPPPPPTDEHKVVHQLDDVTKDSEVKASQIFDQLDHISNGADNIVKLSKEIQKYLQKNQDIFEKLTKKFPHVETFSNSLEETKQITTTLKSITQNAHNCSDASVQAMDIMQFQDIHRQKIERVINVMRALAQYMNSLFEGKIDDSKRVSSAVYIAGDDKKDMASEEDIEALIASFGKQ is encoded by the coding sequence ATGACTCAAGAAGAATTAGATGCTTTAATAATGTCCGGAGATATTGATTTGGACGTCGATGTAGCCTCCAAAGAAAAATCTTCCAAAAAAGATATTCAAAAACCAAAAGAAGAAAAACACTCTGTTGATCAAAATGAAGAATTGAGTGCCGGCTATATTGATCCCAAAAATTATAAAGTCGAAGCAGGCAAAAAATGGCCTCCACCTCCCCCTACTGATGAACATAAAGTTGTCCATCAGCTTGATGATGTTACCAAAGACTCCGAAGTAAAAGCAAGTCAAATTTTTGACCAACTCGATCATATTAGCAATGGCGCAGATAACATTGTCAAATTATCTAAAGAAATTCAAAAATATCTACAAAAAAATCAAGATATTTTTGAAAAATTAACCAAAAAATTCCCACATGTCGAAACCTTTAGTAATTCTCTGGAGGAGACAAAACAAATAACAACAACTCTCAAATCTATCACTCAAAATGCACATAATTGTTCGGATGCTTCTGTGCAAGCAATGGATATTATGCAATTTCAAGATATTCATCGCCAAAAAATTGAACGAGTCATTAATGTGATGAGGGCATTAGCACAATATATGAATTCTCTTTTTGAAGGCAAAATTGATGATTCTAAACGTGTAAGCTCTGCTGTATATATTGCAGGAGACGACAAAAAGGACATGGCAAGCGAAGAAGATATTGAAGCACTCATTGCTTCTTTTGGCAAGCAATAA
- a CDS encoding peptidase U32 family protein: protein MIQSSSKKVQLLSPAGNLTKLKIALDYGADAVYGGVSHFSLRNRASKEFDLTTFKEGIDYAHAKGKKVFVTINGFPFNAQLKLLETHIEKMADLSPDAFIIATPGVLKLSKKIAPQIPIHLSTQANVLNILDAEVFYEMGARRIVAARELSLKDAIEIKKHLPDLELEIFVHGSMCFAFSGRCLISSLQNGRVPNRGSCANDCRFDYEYYVKNPDNGVMMRLVEEEGIGTHIFNSKDLNLSSHIQEILDSGVIDALKIEGRTKSTYYAGITARTYKMAINDYYNGIYRTQFYQDELHTLKNRGFTDGYLIKRPYERLDTQNHFTAISEGSYQVNGEVDEGGEYFLCKYTTHINYPYEIITPPEYKIQCVDNEIGKIYEENGKYFLSLYKILLENNQELHQIHSGNTHPVKLPQKLPAYSFLRTKINT from the coding sequence ATGATTCAATCATCATCAAAAAAAGTACAACTTCTCTCACCGGCAGGGAATCTTACCAAACTCAAAATTGCGCTAGATTATGGAGCAGATGCAGTTTATGGGGGAGTAAGTCATTTCTCACTCCGAAATCGAGCAAGCAAAGAATTCGATTTAACCACCTTTAAAGAAGGTATTGATTATGCCCATGCTAAAGGCAAAAAAGTATTTGTTACTATTAATGGTTTCCCATTTAACGCTCAACTCAAGCTTCTTGAAACTCATATTGAAAAAATGGCAGATCTAAGCCCCGATGCTTTTATTATTGCAACTCCGGGTGTTTTAAAACTTAGTAAAAAAATTGCCCCTCAAATCCCTATTCATCTCTCTACTCAAGCAAATGTTTTGAATATTCTTGATGCAGAAGTATTCTATGAGATGGGAGCTAGACGAATCGTAGCAGCAAGAGAACTTAGTCTCAAAGATGCTATTGAGATTAAAAAACACTTACCTGATCTTGAATTAGAAATTTTTGTTCATGGTAGCATGTGCTTTGCTTTTTCAGGGAGATGTCTTATATCTTCTCTTCAAAATGGACGTGTCCCCAACCGTGGAAGTTGTGCAAATGATTGCAGATTTGATTATGAATACTATGTCAAAAATCCCGACAATGGAGTTATGATGCGTCTTGTGGAAGAAGAAGGCATAGGGACGCATATTTTTAATTCCAAAGATCTTAATCTTTCAAGTCATATTCAAGAAATTCTAGACTCAGGAGTGATTGATGCGTTAAAAATCGAAGGACGCACCAAATCAACCTATTATGCCGGCATCACAGCACGCACTTACAAAATGGCAATCAATGACTATTATAATGGCATTTACAGAACTCAATTCTATCAAGATGAACTCCACACCCTCAAGAATCGTGGCTTTACAGATGGTTATCTCATCAAGCGTCCTTATGAAAGACTTGATACCCAAAATCATTTTACAGCTATCAGCGAAGGAAGTTATCAAGTTAATGGCGAGGTAGATGAGGGGGGAGAATATTTTTTATGTAAATACACCACTCATATTAATTATCCCTACGAAATTATTACCCCACCTGAATATAAAATCCAATGTGTTGATAATGAAATCGGCAAAATATATGAAGAAAATGGAAAATATTTTTTATCTTTATATAAAATTCTTCTGGAAAACAATCAAGAGCTTCATCAAATTCACAGTGGCAACACTCATCCTGTTAAGCTCCCACAAAAATTGCCTGCTTATAGTTTTTTGAGAACCAAAATCAATACATAA
- the purE gene encoding 5-(carboxyamino)imidazole ribonucleotide mutase, with protein MDFVSIIMGSKSDWSIVSECIEIFKQFDVKYEVIISSAHRSPDRTREYVQESEKKGAQVFIAAAGMAAHLAGAIASQTCKPVIGVPLNGGALDGLDALLSTVQMPAGMPVGTVAIGKAGVINAAYLAMQILSLKNNELGSKLAEDRIMKAKKLEIDSKQIEVRI; from the coding sequence ATGGATTTTGTATCCATTATCATGGGAAGTAAAAGCGATTGGAGTATTGTAAGTGAATGTATTGAAATATTTAAACAATTTGATGTTAAATATGAAGTTATTATCAGTTCTGCACACCGAAGTCCTGACAGGACAAGAGAATATGTCCAAGAAAGTGAAAAAAAGGGGGCGCAGGTATTTATAGCCGCAGCAGGAATGGCAGCCCATCTTGCAGGAGCAATTGCTTCTCAAACTTGCAAACCCGTCATTGGTGTTCCCTTGAATGGAGGAGCCCTTGATGGTTTAGACGCTCTGCTTTCGACTGTTCAAATGCCTGCAGGAATGCCCGTAGGCACTGTGGCCATTGGCAAAGCAGGGGTTATCAATGCAGCCTATCTGGCTATGCAAATTTTAAGTCTCAAAAACAATGAATTGGGATCTAAGCTTGCAGAAGATAGAATCATGAAAGCCAAAAAACTTGAAATAGATTCTAAACAAATTGAAGTAAGAATTTAA
- a CDS encoding DUF3972 domain-containing protein: MENKKSPTWMSLEEFIKVSGIEEKKVLELIEEGSIQSKKHNHILLIDASSGADAIIKRVENNLVSADMSGNTLDPMFVEKTINTILGLHDKVVMAKDETISAFKNENSFLKEALISTQEVYDEDKKIMEVMATQLQKAKEEIEFMQRKYRLMWGKVSSLSGAHKNED, from the coding sequence ATGGAAAATAAAAAATCTCCAACATGGATGAGTTTGGAAGAATTTATCAAAGTCTCTGGAATTGAGGAAAAGAAAGTCTTAGAACTTATTGAAGAAGGCAGCATCCAAAGCAAAAAGCATAACCATATATTATTGATTGATGCCTCAAGCGGGGCAGATGCCATTATCAAACGTGTTGAAAACAATCTTGTATCTGCAGATATGAGTGGAAATACGCTTGATCCTATGTTTGTAGAAAAAACCATCAATACAATTTTGGGTCTGCATGACAAAGTTGTTATGGCCAAAGATGAAACCATTAGCGCATTCAAAAATGAAAATAGTTTCCTCAAAGAAGCCCTCATTTCCACACAAGAAGTTTATGATGAAGACAAAAAAATAATGGAAGTAATGGCAACCCAACTCCAAAAAGCAAAAGAAGAAATTGAATTTATGCAAAGAAAATATCGTCTTATGTGGGGAAAAGTCTCTAGCTTGAGTGGTGCTCACAAAAATGAAGATTAA
- a CDS encoding ARMT1-like domain-containing protein produces MKIKKECFSCLNNQCQQTLHLASLSQETSQKITTTITSLLHSLHHIQAPPPQVAIDVYDSIASISCISDIYQSIKAECIHKAREITDFVLKNKPLFQNPHAYLKWAIKIAALGNIIDYGSQTKFDIHTQNFNLENLDFGLFDFDEFAHKLESSKTLLYFGDNAGENIFDEVLLEALKTLYPHVHLIYLTRGSPIINDITFADLHFYPECKKIFEICEVQDSGVKSPGFIYELANTKTQKLFDKADLILAKGMGNFECLESRADSRVFLLFKIKCEVVANHLNIPIGKMIFRQNTKTYSQNF; encoded by the coding sequence ATGAAGATTAAAAAAGAATGCTTTAGTTGTCTCAATAACCAATGCCAACAAACACTCCATCTCGCTTCCTTATCTCAAGAAACTTCTCAAAAAATAACTACAACAATAACCTCCTTGCTCCATTCACTCCATCATATTCAAGCTCCTCCCCCACAAGTAGCTATTGATGTTTATGATAGTATTGCTTCTATATCTTGCATATCTGATATTTACCAATCTATCAAAGCAGAATGCATCCACAAAGCAAGAGAAATCACTGATTTTGTGCTAAAAAACAAACCTTTATTCCAAAATCCTCATGCTTACCTAAAATGGGCAATCAAGATAGCTGCATTAGGGAATATCATCGATTATGGCAGCCAAACAAAATTTGATATTCATACTCAAAATTTTAATCTTGAAAATTTAGATTTTGGCTTGTTTGATTTTGATGAGTTTGCTCATAAGCTTGAATCCTCAAAAACCTTACTTTACTTTGGAGATAATGCAGGTGAAAATATTTTTGATGAAGTTCTTCTTGAGGCGCTCAAAACACTTTATCCTCATGTACATCTTATTTATTTAACCAGAGGATCTCCCATTATCAATGATATCACATTTGCTGATTTGCATTTTTACCCTGAATGCAAAAAAATCTTTGAAATTTGTGAAGTTCAAGATAGCGGAGTCAAAAGTCCGGGATTTATTTATGAGCTTGCCAACACAAAAACTCAAAAATTATTTGATAAAGCTGATTTAATTCTTGCCAAAGGAATGGGAAATTTTGAATGTCTGGAATCTAGGGCAGATTCCAGAGTATTTTTGCTTTTTAAAATCAAATGCGAAGTTGTCGCTAATCACCTGAATATCCCTATAGGTAAAATGATTTTTAGACAAAACACTAAAACATATTCTCAAAATTTTTGA